A region from the Candidatus Schekmanbacteria bacterium genome encodes:
- the miaB gene encoding tRNA (N6-isopentenyl adenosine(37)-C2)-methylthiotransferase MiaB, producing MEKQRYFIHTFGCQMNEHDSQRIAGILEADGYSETSNSSDADVVLLNTCCVRAKAEQKVLSEIGKLSLLKARRNFILAVCGCMAQKEKRKIIKRFPEVDIVLGTNDVIHLKKAIDKAKKGEKTIFASSDFKSFNSAIPFLKKGNIKEFVTIMEGCNNFCSYCIVPFVRGRERSRPLEEIICEVEHLAKGGCKEVTLLGQNVNSYNSPSSDACDFSTLLEKINEIEGIERIRFVTSHPKDFDRKLINAIKRLDKVCRNIHLPLQSGSDKILKLMNRNYTVEEYMEKIELLKSEIPEVGISSDIIVGFPGEDEEDFNYTLNAIEKIRFDTLFSFCYSHRPPAKSSTLDETLTIEEKLERLNLLQSIQRKISMEKNIAEEGKIKAVLVEGVSKRSSKDLTGRTEQNRVVNFKGDESLIGKIVQVKITKAYSNSLRGRIDR from the coding sequence ATGGAAAAGCAGAGATACTTTATTCATACTTTCGGGTGTCAGATGAATGAGCATGACTCTCAGCGAATAGCAGGTATTCTCGAAGCTGATGGCTATTCAGAAACATCTAATTCATCAGATGCCGATGTAGTCCTGCTCAACACCTGTTGTGTGCGTGCAAAGGCAGAACAGAAGGTACTATCTGAAATAGGAAAACTTTCCCTTTTAAAGGCAAGAAGAAATTTTATTTTGGCTGTATGCGGTTGTATGGCGCAGAAAGAGAAAAGAAAAATTATTAAACGGTTTCCTGAAGTAGATATTGTCTTGGGTACAAATGATGTAATTCACCTCAAAAAAGCAATAGATAAAGCTAAAAAAGGAGAAAAGACTATATTTGCTTCATCAGATTTCAAATCTTTCAATAGCGCAATTCCTTTCTTGAAGAAAGGAAATATAAAAGAATTTGTGACCATTATGGAAGGATGTAATAATTTTTGCAGTTATTGTATTGTTCCCTTTGTGAGAGGGAGGGAAAGAAGCAGACCTTTGGAAGAGATAATTTGTGAGGTGGAGCATCTTGCAAAGGGTGGTTGTAAAGAAGTTACATTGCTGGGCCAAAATGTTAATTCCTATAATTCACCGTCATCTGACGCTTGTGATTTCTCGACTCTTTTAGAGAAGATTAATGAAATAGAAGGTATCGAGAGGATTCGTTTCGTTACATCACATCCGAAGGATTTTGACAGGAAACTTATAAATGCTATTAAGAGGCTTGATAAAGTTTGCAGGAATATCCATTTACCTCTTCAGTCCGGATCTGACAAAATTCTTAAGTTAATGAATCGAAACTACACCGTTGAAGAATATATGGAGAAAATCGAGCTGTTAAAGAGTGAAATTCCAGAGGTGGGCATTTCGTCAGATATTATTGTCGGATTCCCGGGAGAAGATGAAGAAGATTTTAATTATACATTGAATGCCATTGAAAAGATTAGGTTTGATACCCTTTTTTCTTTTTGTTATTCCCATAGACCTCCTGCAAAAAGCTCTACATTAGATGAAACTTTGACTATTGAGGAGAAATTAGAGCGGCTCAACCTTCTTCAGTCGATTCAAAGGAAAATCTCTATGGAAAAGAATATTGCAGAGGAAGGAAAGATAAAGGCTGTATTGGTCGAAGGTGTGAGTAAAAGAAGCAGCAAGGATTTAACAGGCAGGACCGAACAAAACAGAGTTGTTAATTTTAAAGGTGATGAATCTTTGATAGGGAAAATTGTGCAGGTTAAAATTACCAAAGCATACAGCAATAGTCTTCGAGGCAGAATTGACCGATAA
- a CDS encoding FAA hydrolase family protein has protein sequence MKFAQVIIEDRKIEGIINNGNIEEITGNFFDDYSLTGKKFPLSSAKFLTPCNPSKIVAIGLNYKDHAKEFGSPIPDEPMLFMKPSTSVIGHKEKIIYPPQSRQVDYEGELAIVIGKRCKDVSEEEAKEYVAGFTCANDITARDLQRKDGQFTRGKGFDTFAPLGPVIETELDPNHLKIKTYLNGKIVQDSSTNLMIFKPYFLVSFISKIMTLLPEDVIITGTPPGVGSLKVGDEIAVEIEGIGRLENSVDKES, from the coding sequence ATGAAGTTTGCACAGGTTATTATCGAGGATAGAAAGATTGAAGGCATAATCAATAATGGGAATATCGAAGAGATCACTGGAAATTTTTTTGACGACTATTCTCTCACAGGGAAAAAATTCCCTTTATCATCTGCCAAGTTTTTAACACCTTGTAATCCTTCCAAAATAGTAGCTATCGGTTTGAACTACAAAGACCATGCCAAGGAATTTGGTTCACCAATTCCCGATGAGCCAATGCTATTTATGAAGCCGTCAACATCGGTAATAGGTCATAAGGAGAAGATAATTTATCCTCCTCAATCGAGACAGGTAGACTATGAAGGAGAACTTGCAATCGTAATTGGGAAAAGATGTAAAGATGTATCTGAAGAAGAAGCAAAGGAATATGTGGCAGGATTTACATGCGCAAACGACATTACTGCACGGGATTTGCAAAGGAAGGATGGACAATTTACTCGAGGAAAAGGATTTGATACCTTTGCCCCGTTAGGTCCAGTAATCGAAACAGAATTAGACCCTAATCACCTTAAAATAAAAACTTACCTAAATGGCAAAATAGTTCAAGATTCATCAACAAATTTAATGATATTCAAGCCATATTTTCTTGTCTCATTCATATCGAAAATAATGACACTACTGCCTGAAGACGTGATTATCACCGGCACACCTCCAGGCGTTGGAAGTTTAAAAGTTGGCGATGAAATTGCAGTAGAGATTGAAGGAATCGGCAGACTGGAAAATAGTGTCGATAAAGAATCTTGA